From one Colletotrichum destructivum chromosome 3, complete sequence genomic stretch:
- a CDS encoding Putative septin, P-loop containing nucleoside triphosphate hydrolase, protein MAPPAAESASPIGIANLPNQRHKIVAKRGAAFTIMVAGESGLGKTTFINTLFSTTIKNYADHKRRHQKQVDKTVEIEITKAELEEKFFKVRLTVIDTPGFGDYVNNRDSWMPIIEFLDDQHESYMLQEQQPRRQDKIDLRVHTCLYFIRPTGHTLKPLDIEVMKRLCSRVNLIPVIAKADTLSPADLAKFKARIRAVIEAQSIKIYQPPVEEDDEPAAQHARSLMAAMPFAVIGSEKDVKTGDGRIVKGRQYSWGVAEVENEDHCDFKKLRSILIRTHMLDLIHTTEELHYEAYRAQQMETRKFGEARPRKLDNPKFKEEEEALRKRFTEQVKIEEQRFRQWEQKLIAERDRLNKDLEQTHAQIKQLETELEQMQGSAVRSHGRR, encoded by the exons ATggcccctcccgccgccgagagcgcCTCACCGATTGGTATTGCCAACCTCCCTAACCAGCGACACAAGATTGTTGCCAAGCGAGGTGCCGCCTTCACTATTATG GTTGCGGGCGAGTCCGGCCTGGGAAAGACGACCTTCATCAACACcctcttctcgacgaccATCAAGAACTATGCCGACCACAAGCGCCGTCACCAGAAGCAGGTCGACAAGACCGTCGAGATTGAGATCACCAAGGCTGAGTTGGAGGAGAAGTTCTTCAAGG TCCGCCTGACCGTTATCGACACACCCGGCTTCGGCGACTATGTCAACAACCGCGATTCGTGGATGCCCATCatcgagttcctcgacgaccaGCACGAGTCCTACATGCTccaagagcagcagcctcgCCGCCAGGACAAGATCGACCTGCGTGTCCACACCTGCTTGTACTTCATCCGCCCCACTGGTCACACCCTGAAACCCCTCGATATCGAGGTTATGAAGAGACTCTGCTCGAGAGTGAACTTGATTCCCGTCATCGCCAAGGCTGATACCCTTAGCCCTGCGGACTTGGCTAAGTTCAAGGCTCGC ATCCGTGCTGTCATTGAGGCCCAGAGCATCAAGATCTACCAGCcccccgtcgaggaggacgacgagcctGCTGCCCAGCATGCTCGCAGCCTGATGGCTGCGATGCCCTTCGCCGTCATTGGTTCCGAGAAGGATGTTAAGACCGGCGACGGTCGCATCGTAAAGGGTCGTCAATACTCTTGGGGtgttgccgaggtcgagaacgAGGACCACTGCGATTTCAAGAAGCTGCGTTCCATTCTCATCCGCACCCACATGCTCGACCTCATCCACACCACCGAGGAGCTGCACTACGAGGCCTACCGCGCCCAGCAAATGGAGACCCGCAAGTTCGGCGAGGCCCGCCCTAGGAAGCTCGACAACCCTAAgttcaaggaggaggaggaggcgctgCGCAAGCGTTTCACCGAGCAGGTCAAGATCGAGGAGCAGCGCTTCCGCCAGTGGGAGCAGAAGCTCATTGCCGAGCGCGACCGTCTCAACAAGGACCTCGAGCAGACCCACGCCCAGATCAAGCAGCTGGAAACCGAGCTGGAGCAGATGCAGGGAAGCGCCGTCCGcagccacggccgccgctAA
- a CDS encoding Putative fatty acid hydroxylase — MDGLIERYPAGYIEIMGSVSVQLVYMVVGLFMEWLRPPYTSATSRKMLTQSLWNHVVATMTHVAFVVFSGGRSMLTRTFVRPYSPPSWAELARDLAVGLLLRDVVFYVVHRLWHAPGVYERVHAKHHEIRHPGNHHVWTISYMSTVDFMLLYGVPVVGIAKLLEMNIVTTLAFSLVSAVGEQIKLMWGDEAHDEHHLNLAPNYGVYGLMDTICGAASPGTGLARKSPKGA, encoded by the exons ATGGACGGGTTGATCGAGCGGTACCCTGCCGGGTACATTGAGATCATGGGTAGCGTCTCCGTGCAGCTGGTGTACATGGTCGTCGGGCTGTTCATGGAGTGGTTGCGGCCCCCGTACACCAGCGCGACGTCCCGCAAGATGCTGACGCAGAGCCTCTGGAACCACGTGGTGGCGACCATGACCCacgtcgccttcgtcgtgTTCTCGGGCGGCCGGTCGATGCTGACGCGGACCTTTGTCCGGCCGTACAGCCCGCCGTCCTGGGCCGAGCTCGCGAgggacctcgccgtcggcctcctGCTGCGGGACGTCGTATTCTACGTCGTCCACCGGCTGTGGCACGCCCCGGGGGTGTACGAGCGGGTGCACGCGAAGCACCACGAGATCCGGCACCCGGGCAACCACCACGTGTGGACCATCAGCTACATGTCGACGGTCGATTTCATGCTCCTGTACGGCGTCCCCGTGGTGGGTATAGCCAAGCTGCTGGAGATGAACATCGTCACGACGCTGGCTTTCTCCCTCGTCTCCGCCGTCGGGGAGCAGATCAAGCTGATGTGGGGGGACGAGGCGCACGACGAGCACCACCTGAACTTGGCGCCCAACTACGGCGTCTACGGTCTCATGGACACCATCTGCGGGGCGGCGAGCCCAG GAACAGGGCTGGCCCGGAAGAGTCCCAAAGGAGCGTGA
- a CDS encoding Putative questin oxidase, with amino-acid sequence MKIGSSSTASRRISKIIVFSGERTCSFGQTRSINMATPYKIQVPVTNTGLWKFKQQDDTANKVSELLQEDLKKHHVFFNQDGFHNHIPHHLLALFGTGAGPDAIQTAYNENANYQRPAKESQDSVADELHDWEKTKKYLGREKHYSDFLLFYQREIERLGWEAALNEHLFKGDERANDMFQRMFAGILHPIIQLMYGVEWEQPAIVAEGLAQAAVHKNQLKAFLDETERRADETAKTPMPQIAALIKEIRGDQKLATATEMGDANKIFDGVMKRAPEEMLRVASKVKVLPEELDERTAEMFHIGFYVTGGAALRPGKEAKWDFFLIHHTNVAPIFLSFNSKPWISTENKVRMLEHKIRMDLVQYAARGCPELRLDQVRSYKPRDRDQGKELVSKPSDLLPRFHNIPDDGHTIKVARALGICHELSSNYGDKPWIKIKGDDEWLKLAYMLLDGTEHSGTRWVRSAGFEEAWKDIPARD; translated from the exons ATGAAAATAGGGTCATCTTCAACCGCCTCTCGACGAATCTCAAAGATCATTGTTTTCAGTGGAGAACGCACCTGTTCATTCGGCCAGACGAGAAGCATCAACATGGCGACTCCGTACAAGATCCAAGTCCCAGTGACAAACACCGGGCTGTGGAAGTTTAAGCAGCAAGATGACACTGCGAACAAGGTCTCGGAGCTTTTGCAAGAGGACCTGAAG AAACATCacgtcttcttcaaccaAGATGGCTTCCACAATCAT ATCCCCCATCATCTCCTTGCCCTCTTTGGCACCGGAGCAGGCCCTGATGCCATTCAAACGGCATACAATGAAAACGCAAACTACCAGAGACCCGCCAAAGAAAGCCAGGACAGTGTGGCAGACGAGCTCCACGACTGGGAAAAGACAAAAAAGTACCTGGGCCGAGAGAAGCATTACTCcgacttcctcctcttctaCCAGCGTGAGATCGAGAGGCTGGGCTGGGAGGCAGCGCTGAACGAGCACCTCTTCAAGGGCGACGAGCGTGCCAACGACATGTTCCAGCGCATGTTCGCCGGCATCCTGCACCCCATCATCCAGCTCATGTACGGCGTCGAGTGGGAGCAgcccgccatcgtcgccgagggcctggcccaggccgccgtgCATAAGAACCAGCTCAAggccttcctcgacgagactGAGAGGCGCGCGGACGAGACCGCCaagacgccgatgccgcaGATCGCGGCGCTCATCAAGGAGATCCGGGGTGACCAGAAGCTGGCCACGGCTACGGAGATGGGGGACGCGAACAAGATCTTCGACGGCGTCATGAAGCGCGCGCCCGAGGAGATGCTCAGGGTCGCGAGCAAGGTCAAAGTCCTGCCtgaggagctggacgagaGGACGGCCGAGATGTTTCATATTGGCTTCTACGTCACTGGCGGCGCAGCCCTTCGTCCGGGGAAGGAGGCGAAGTGGGACTTCTTCTTGAT CCATCACACGAACGTGGCGCCCATCTTTCTTAGTTTCAACTCCAAGCCTTGGATCTCGACAGAAAATAAGGTTCGCATGCTCGAGCACAAGATCCGGATGGATCTTGTCCAGTACGCGGCACGCGGCTGCCCAGAACTCCGCCTGGACCAAGTCAGGTCATACAAGCCAAGGGACCGGGACCAGGGCAAAGAGCTGGTCTCGAAGCCATCAG ACCTCCTTCCGAGATTCCACAATATCCCTGACGACGGCCACACGATCAAGGTGGCACGCGCTCTCGGCATCTGCCACGAGCTGTCTTCCAATTACGGCGACAAGCCGTGGATCAAGATCAAAGGGGACGACGAGTGGCTCAAGCTGGCCTACATGCTGCTGGATGGGACGGAGCACTCCGGGACGAGATGGGTCCGCTCGGCCGGCTTCGAAGAGGCATGGAAG GACATTCCCGCTCGCGATTGA
- a CDS encoding Putative nucleosome assembly protein (NAP): MVEMVDTGVTYEQLADLEREFEEVENQIVRKQYELSKPLYEKRAAVTSKIPNFWALVFEQSPAEVDEHIQPSDAALLLSSLKNISVSRPEIDNGAANGDPRTLSIRFEFNENEYFEDKVIEKTFWYRHSKSYSGLVSEPVDIKWKDGKDLTEGLLSLAKKVWDQGPITPGKLTPEAEALKAKVEETGMGGVSFFTFFGFVGKRISPEDSAATLAKEVADHQARKEGKKTDEEEDDEEEEAQDQIQFELEICPDGDDIAVAIATDLWPEALHYFSKSLRSRAADARGEDGDLLSMIAQAQEAAEMSDADFESDDDEDEDEEMGDAEETTPNKKRRA, encoded by the exons ATGGTTGAGATGGTTGATACCGGTGTCACCTAcgagcagctcgccgacctcgagcgcGAGTTCGAGGAGGTTGAGAACCAGATCG TCCGCAAGCAGTACGAGCTCTCCAAGCCTCTGTACGAGAAGCGTGCCGCCGTCACCTCTAAGATCCCTAACTTCTGGgccctcgtcttcgagcAGTCCCCCGCTGAGGTTGACGAGCACATCCAGCCTTCCGACGCTGCCCTGCTCCTGTCCTCCCTGAAGAACATCTCCGTCTCGCGCCCCGAGATCGACAACGGtgccgccaacggcgacccCCGCACCTTGAGCATCCGTTTCGAGTTCAACGAGAATGAGTACTTCGAGGACAAGGTCATTGAGAAGACCTTCTGGTACCGCCACTCCAAGTCCTACTCTGGACTCGTCTCCGAGCCCGTCGACATCAAGTGgaaggacggcaaggacCTTACCGAAGGCCTTCTGTCCCTCGCCAAGAAGGTCTGGGATCAGGGCCCCATCACCCCCGGCAAGCTGacccccgaggccgaggccctcaaggccaaggtcgaggagacgggcatgggcggcgtctcattcttcaccttcttcggcttcgtcggcaaGCGCATTTCCCCCGAGGAcagcgccgccaccctcgccAAGGAGGTCGCCGACCACCAGGCCcgcaaggagggcaagaagacggacgaggaggaggatgacgaggaggaggaggctcaGGACCAGATCCAGTTCGAGCTCGAGATCTgccccgacggcgacgatatcgccgtcgccatcgccaccgaCCTGTGGCCCGAGGCGCTCCACTACTTCAGTAAGTCCCTCCGTtcgcgcgccgccgacgcccgtggagaagacggagacTTACTCTCGATGATAGCCCAAGCTcaggaggccgccgagatgtCCGACGCCGACTTTGAGtctgacgacgatgaggatgaggacgaggagatgggcgacgccgaggagaccACCCCCAACAAGAAGCGCAGGGCTTAG
- a CDS encoding Putative zn(2)Cys(6) fungal-type DNA-binding domain-containing protein has product MSSHSNADANSAASTSPASSDSHQRPKRARTSKPKVKTGCNNCKQRRIKCDETRPSCSQCVRSKKICTGYPPPSRSARPHEVLAIAPKPLAAAQNAAAPVRATSIEGLPPRRQHKLQARRPTPPQASAAPAALTMYRPAGNLQLTPQEGLYFQLFRSHTASELSGYFDSVFWTRTVLQECHSENAIRHAVVALGALYKTLEQTCESPPGSPSDFMSPVDGAYKHWEVAVKQYSEAINALVQLQRDQKSHRTLLMASVLLTCFDSFVGDHRQAIRQIQTGLSLLEKLRAERRRSFVPVSEEPVEEELVTMFTRLAIQAKSYDMAFHFPEPYVIRLTPQTPELPRSPPSDAGSSPSSMSTISVPDQFSNLMEARIAWDKLLEKMLRFTETLFVYQKSTGANGPMGILPKSLKQYGMSFKGQLDAWSEAFDFLLESRTAPGVSHQEKAGIAVLKMFQIMSQILFLMTYSDSESQFDVFQSHFKAIVDLASEVVGDEERRAAAKRCPDPGQCPHRHNHSPDIFGGHEYNTYHIKPSFSADLGIVPPLFVVATKCRHPVIRRQAIQLLRSSARREGMWDSELTARIGQWVASIEEEEDKASPSPDPRASFVNGSTRSGSVDFGEGIPLGPGGNARWDARRDSAIPGLIKSKRSVPEEKRVMVRAVDFDLRARFANLQVGTRGIITGMPDMRSRVTQITW; this is encoded by the exons ATGTCGTCTCACAgcaacgccgacgccaactcGGCTGCATCCACCAGTCCCGCCTCCTCCGACTCTCACCAGAGGCCCAAGAGGGCCAGGACGAGCAAACCGAAAGTCAAGACGGGGTGTAACAACTGCAA ACAGCGGCGCATCAAATGCGATGAAACCCGTCCCTCTTGCTCCCAGTGCGTCCGTTCGAAAAAGATATGCACCGGCTATCCGCCCCCAAGCCGCAGCGCGAGACCTCATGAGGTCCTCGCCATTGCTCCGAAAcccctggccgccgcccaaaATGCCGCCGCACCCGTGCGAGCGACCTCTATCGAAGGGCTGCCCCCCCGAAGGCAACACAAGTTGCAGGCTCGCCGCCCGACACCCCCGCAAGCGTCGGCTGCCCCTGCGGCCCTCACAATGTATCGCCCCGCTGGCAACCTCCAACTGACCCCGCAGGAAGGCCTCTATTTCCAACTGTTCCGCTCCCACACCGCAAGTGAGCTGTCCGGCTACTTTGACTCGGTCTTCTGGACCCGGACCGTCTTGCAGGAGTGCCACTCGGAGAACGCCATTCGCCACGCCGTCGTTGCCCTCGGCGCTCTCTACAAAACACTGGAACAAACGTGCGAGTCCCCGCCGGGCTCGCCGTCCGATTTTATGAGCCCTGTGGACGGAGCATACAAGCATTGGGAGGTGGCGGTAAAGCAGTACTCGGAAGCCATCAACGCCCTTGTCCAGCTCCAACGCGACCAGAAGTCGCACCGCACCCTGCTCATGGCCAGTGTGCTCCTGACCTGCTTCGACTCCTTCGTTGGCGACCACAGACAGGCCATACGACAAATTCAAACCGGCCTCAGCTTGTTGGAGAAGCTCAGGGCCGAGAGGAGAAGGTCGTTCGTGCCTGTTTCCGAGGAGCCcgtcgaagaagagctcGTCACCATGTTCACAAGACTTGCCATTCAGGCCAAGTCGTACGATAtggccttccacttccctGAGCCTTACGTGATTCGCTTGACTCCCCAGACCCCCGAGCTTCCTCGCTCACCACCCTCGGACGCCGGCAGCTCACCCTCGTCCATGAGCACCATATCGGTGCCTGACCAGTTCTCCAACCTGATGGAGGCTCGCATCGCCTGGGACAAGCTGCTCGAGAAGATGCTCCGCTTCACCGAAACATTATTCGTCTATCAGAAATCAACGGGTGCAAACGGCCCGATGGGCATCCTCCCGAAATCGCTCAAACAATACGGTATGAGCTTCAAAGGACAACTGGACGCTTGGTCCGAGGCTTTCGACTTCCTGCTCGAATCTCGGACGGCCCCGGGGGTCAGCCACCAGGAAAAGGCGGGCATTGCGGTGCTGAAGATGTTCCAGATCATGAGCCAGATCTTATTCCTCATGACGTATAGCGATAGCGAGTCACAGTTCGACGTGTTCCAGTCTCACTTCAAGGCCATCGTGGACCTCGCCTCCGAGGTGGTGGGTGACGAGGAACGTCGCGCAGCGGCCAAGCGATGTCCCGACCCCGGCCAATGCCCCCATCGTCACAACCACAGCCCAGATATCTTTGGTGGCCACGAGTACAACACATATCACATCAAGCCAAGCTTCAGCGCTGATCTGGGCATTGTGCCACCCCTGTTCGTCGTCGCGACCAAGTGCCGTCATCCTGTTATCCGAAGGCAGGCCATCCAGCTTCTCAGGAGCAGCGCTCGCCGGGAGGGTATGTGGGACAGCGAGCTCACAGCGCGCATCGGGCAGTGGGTCGCGTCGattgaggaagaggaggataAGGCGTCTCCGTCGCCCGACCCACGCGCCAGCTTTGTGAATGGCAGCACGAGGAGCGGGTCGGTTGATTTCGGCGAAGGCATCCCGCTGGGACCTGGCGGCAACGCTCGTTGGGATGCGCGGAGGGACAGCGCCATCCCTGGACTCATCAAGTCAAAACGGTCCGTCCCCGAAGAAAAACGCGTCATGGTTCGGGCGGTGGATTTCGACCTCAGAGCCAGGTTTGCCAACTTGCAGGTTGGCACCCGAGGCATCATCACCGGCATGCCAGACATGCGGTCCAGGGTTACCCAGATAACGTGGTAG
- a CDS encoding Putative periodic tryptophan protein, which produces MKTDFKFSNLLGTVYCQGNLLFSPDGTHLFSPVGNRVTVFDLVNNKSHTLPFAHRKNIARIGLTPRGNLLLSIDEDGQAILTNVLRRIAIYRFSFRSSVNALSFSPSGRHFAVGLGRKIEVWHVPSTPDANAEGELEFAPFVKYHTHTQHFDDVRSIEWSSDSRFFLSTSKDLTARIWSLNQEEGFVPTVLSGHKQAVVGAWFSEDQETIYTVSKDGAVFDWKYVGKPVRDEDEMVDVDEDDMRWRIVDRHYFMQNSAHVRCATFHPESNLLVAGFSNGTFGLYEMPDFNMIHTLNISQNDIDFVTINKSGEWLAFGASKLGQLLVWEWQSESYILKQQGHFDSMNNLVYSPDGQRIVTIADDGKIKVWDTESGFCIVTFTEHTSGVTACEFSKKGNVLFTSSLDGSVRAWDLIRFRNFRTFTAPTRLSWSCMAVDPSGEVVAAGSLDSFDIHIWSVQTGQLLDQLTGHEGPVSALAFTPNGDSLVSGSWDRTARIWSIFNRTQTSEPLQLQADILDIAVRPDSLQLAISTLDGQLSFWSITDAEQVSGVDGRRDVSGGRKITDRRTAANVAGTKSFNTIRYSTDGSCLLAGGNSKYICLYSVHTMVLLKKYTVSVNLSLSGTQEFLNSKLLTEAGPDGLIDDQGEASDPEDRRDLTLPGSKRGDPSSRKKLPEVRVSGVAFSPTGTAFCAASTEGLLIYSLDNLMQFDPFDLNMEITPASTLAVLENDKDYLKALVMAFRLNEAGLIKRVFLSIPHTDIALVVQDTPIVYVPRLLRFVAAQTEETPHIEFCLLWVKALVDKHGAWLTQHRSKVDVELRVVARAVSRMRDEIRRLADDNVYMVDYLVGQADEKETSGVKMLDLAAFDHPAKTLAIGDADEGQSDSDGDGWVGLD; this is translated from the exons ATGAAGACCGATTTCAAG TTCTCCAATTTACTGGGCACGGTATACTGCCAGGGCAACCTGCTCTTCAGCCCCGATGGCACCCATCTGTTCTCGCCCGTGGGGAACAGGGTCACTGTCTTCGACCTCGTGAA CAATAAGTCGCATACCCTACCCTTTGCTCATCGCAAGAACATCGCCCGAATCGGCCTCACTCCTCGAGGAAACCTGCTGCTCTCCATCGACGAAGATGGCCAGGCCATTCTGACCAACGTCCTCCGCCGAATCGCCATTTACCGATTTTCCTTCCGCTCCTCCGTCAATGCGCTCTCGTTTTCGCCCTCCGGACGTCACTTCGCTGTCGGCTTGGGTCGTAAGATTGAGGTTTGGCATGTCCCGTCCACTCCGGATGCGaacgccgagggcgagctgGAGTTTGCGCCGTTCGTCAAATACCACACCCACACTCAGCACTTCGACGACGTGCGCAGCATCGAATGGTCCAGCGACTCCCGATTCTTCCTCAGTACTTCCAAGGACTTAACCGCGAGGATATGGAGCTTGAACCAGGAGGAGGGCTTCGTGCCGACGGTGCTGTCCGGTCACAAGCAGGCCGTGGTTGGCGCCTGGTTCTCCGAGGACCAGGAGACAATCTACACCGTGAGcaaggacggcgccgttTTCGACTGGAAATACGTCGGGAAGCCGGTtcgcgacgaggacgagatggtcgacgtcgacgaggacgacatgcGCTGGAGGATCGTCGACCGACACTACTTCATGCAGAACAGCGCGCATGTTCGATGCGCAACCTTCCACCCCGAATccaacctcctcgtcgccggtTTCTCCAACGGCACCTTCGGCCTCTACGAAATGCCCGACTTCAACATGATCCACACCTTGAACATCTCGCAGAACGATATTGACTTCGTGACGATCAACAAGAGCGGAGAGTGGTTGGCGTTTGGTGCATCGAAGCTTGGGCAGCTACTGGTGTGGGAGTGGCAGTCCGAATCGTACATCCTCAAGCAGCAGGGCCACTTCGACTCGATGAACAACCTAGTCTATTCCCCCGACGGACAGCGCATCGTCACGATCGCTGACGATGGCAAGATCAAAGTGTGGGATACCGAGTCCGGGTTCTGCATCGTCACCTTCACCGAGCACACAAGCGGCGTGACAGCCTGCGAGTTTTCCAAAAAGGGCAACGTTCTCTTCACATCCAGCTTGGACGGTTCAGTGCGAGCGTGGGATCTCATCAGATTCAGAAACTTCCGGACGTTCACGGCACCCACGAGGCTATCATGGTCGTGTATGGCCGTCGATCCCAGCGGCGAGGTTGTCGCTGCCGGGTCCCTGGACTCCTTCGACATCCACATTTGGTCTGTGCAAACGGGCCAGCTGTTGGATCAGCTCACCGGTCACGAGGGCCCGGTCTCGGCCCTGGCCTTCACACCAAACGGAGACTCGCTCGTCAGTGGTAGTTGGGACCGCACCGCGAGGATCTGGTCCATTTTCAACAGAACACAGACCAGCGAGCCCCTGCAGTTGCAggccgacatcctcgacatcgccgtcAGACCCGACTCGCTGCAGCTGGCCATTTCGACACTTGACGGCCAGCTGTCTTTCTGGTCCATCACGGATGCCGAGCAGGTGTCCGGGGTGGACGGACGCCGCGACGTGTCTGGCGGACGCAAGATCACCGAccggaggacggcggccaaCGTGGCCGGGACGAAGAGCTTCAACACCATCCGCTACAGCACGGATGGAAGCTGTTTGCTTGCGGGTGGCAACAGCAAGTACATCTGCCTGTACTCCGTGCACACCATGGTTCTCCTGAAGAAGTACACGGTCAGCGTCAACCTGTCCTTGTCCGGCACACAAGAGTTCCTCAACAGCAAGCTCCTTACCGAAGCCGGCCCCGACGGCCTGATCGATGACCAGGGCGAGGCCTCGGACCCCGAGGACAGAAGAGATCTCACCCTGCCCGGTTCGAAGCGCGGCGAcccctcgtcgaggaagaagctgccGGAGGTTCGAGTCTCGGGCGTGGCCTTCTCTCCCACCGGCACCGCCTtctgcgccgcctccacaGAGGGATTGCTCATCTACAGTCTCGACAACCTGATGCAGTTCGACCCGTTCGACCTCAACATGGAGATCACACCCGCGTCGACGCTCGCCGTGCTCGAGAACGACAAGGACTACCTCAAGGCGCTGGTCATGGCTTTTCGCCtcaacgaggccggccttATCAAGCGCGTCTTCCTCTCAATACCGCACACGGACATCGCACTCGTCGTCCAGGACACGCCCATCGTCTACGTGCCTAGGCTGCTGcgcttcgtcgccgcgcaGACGGAGGAGACGCCGCACATCGAGTTCTGCCTGCTCTGGGTCAAGGCGCTGGTGGACAAGCACGGCGCCTGGCTCACGCAGCACCGGAGCAAGGTGGACGTCGAGCTGAGGGTCGTCGCGCGGGCGGTCTCGAGGATGCGGGACGAGATCAGAaggctcgccgacgacaacgtgTACATGGTGGATTACCTGGTGGGCCAggcggacgagaaggagacgaGTGGCGTAAAAATGCTGGATTTGGCTGCGTTTGACCATCCCGCGAAGACACTGGCCATCggggacgccgacgagggccagAGCGACTCGGATGGTGATGGATGGGTCGGGCTGGACTAG